One window of Thermocoleostomius sinensis A174 genomic DNA carries:
- a CDS encoding response regulator, translated as MNRHILVVDDEASLRDLACTCLEDLGGWNTTAAASGQEALAKAESIPLDAILLDVSMPEMDGFQCYEQLKANPTTQSIPVVLLTAKVLPDDRTRFAQMEIAGVITKPFDPVSICDQLSELLHWT; from the coding sequence ATGAATAGACATATTCTTGTCGTCGATGATGAGGCATCTCTACGTGATCTGGCTTGTACCTGTTTGGAAGATTTGGGCGGCTGGAATACTACAGCGGCCGCATCAGGACAGGAAGCCTTGGCAAAAGCGGAGTCCATCCCTCTAGATGCTATTCTTCTCGATGTTTCGATGCCCGAAATGGATGGGTTTCAGTGCTATGAACAGCTTAAAGCCAATCCCACCACTCAGTCTATTCCGGTGGTGCTGCTGACGGCAAAAGTCTTGCCAGACGATCGCACTCGATTTGCCCAAATGGAAATTGCAGGGGTGATCACAAAACCCTTTGATCCCGTTTCGATTTGTGATCAACTTTCTGAACTGCTGCACTGGACTTGA